From Lacerta agilis isolate rLacAgi1 chromosome Z, rLacAgi1.pri, whole genome shotgun sequence, the proteins below share one genomic window:
- the LOC117040049 gene encoding BTB/POZ domain-containing protein KCTD16-like, which yields MALADPGGGSAQPGSAFPEIVELNVGGQVYLTRHSTLLSVPNSLLWEMFTPNGAQPLARDSKNRVFVDRDGFLFRYILDYMRDRCLVLPENFPERGRLRREAEYFQLPELARTLAPETSWQDSDEEGQSDSEDLSPRPDALGISPGGQSTWIPGFITIAYRGSYALGRDSQADGKFRRVARITVCGKTALAREVFGEALNESRDPDRAPGHYTSRYYLKFTFLEEAFDRLASAGFQMVASNSTGTCAIEPVDGKIWTSYTEYVFYRE from the coding sequence ATGGCCCTGGCAGATCCCGGCGGTGGCAGCGCCCAACCCGGCTCAGCCTTCCCAGAGATCGTGGAGCTGAATGTCGGTGGTCAAGTCTACCTGACTCGCCACAGCACCCTGCTGAGTGTCCCCAACTCGTTGCTCTGGGAGATGTTCACCCCCAATGGTGCCCAGCCCTTGGCCCGCGACAGCAAGAACCGCGTCTTTGTCGACCGAGACGGCTTCCTCTTCCGCTACATCCTTGACTACATGAGAGACCGGTGCCTCGTGCTGCCGGAAAACTTCCCGGAGAGGGGCCGGCTGCGGCGCGAAGCCGAATACTTCCAACTCCCAGAGCTGGCCCGAACGTTGGCGCCCGAAACCAGCTGGCAGGACTCAGATGAGGAGGGCCAAAGCGACTCCGAAGATCTTTCCCCCAGGCCCGACGCCCTAGGAATCTCGCCCGGCGGACAAAGCACATGGATACCTGGCTTCATCACCATCGCCTACCGGGGCTCGTATGCCCTGGGCCGGGACAGCCAGGCAGACGGCAAATTTCGCCGGGTGGCAAGGATCACGGTCTGCGGCAAGACAGCGCTGGCCAGGGAGGTTTTCGGCGAGGCGCTAAACGAGAGCCGGGACCCTGACCGGGCGCCGGGGCACTACACATCCCGCTACTACCTCAAGTTCACCTTCCTGGAGGAAGCCTTTGACCGACTGGCCAGCGCCGGGTTCCAGATGGTGGCCAGCAATTCGACGGGGACCTGCGCCATCGAGCCAGTGGATGGCAAGATATGGACCTCGTACACCGAATACGTCTTCTACCGTGAGTGA